The following is a genomic window from Mus pahari chromosome 1, PAHARI_EIJ_v1.1, whole genome shotgun sequence.
GCCATTGACTCCATAAAACTAAAACGAAAACGGTCGCTCAGAGTGAACAGTATTTCGAAGCACTTCACAGTCACAATAGCAAAAAGCCTGCAGCTTTCCCATTTGGAAGGTCACATTTTTTACTAGGTTTCCTTCCCTTACAAAGGCCAGCTGGCACAGCTGGGGGAGGGTCAGAAGGAGGAAATCAACTCTGTCTATCCAGAGAACTGCAGCTGTTCCCTGCAGAGCTGGCCCCTAGAGCTCATTATACACGGTTGTGTGAGACTGTGTCCCTGGAGTGCCCATTATGAGGAGCCTCCACAGCCCCCTATCCGGGCCCCTAGCATCAGCAGCGTCACCCCACTTGAGTAGAGCAGCAGAAACAAGGGGGAAAGGTGGAATGCAGTCACTGTCTCCAGGCAGTTTGTCTGGAAGCTGGAAGAAGTGGAAGGGGAGGGGGCCTCGGGCCAGGAGCACAGACACTCAATaccagccaccccaccccctcccagagATGGCAGGAGAGCCCTTAAAGGACTCCAACTTTTGCAAAACAGTGTGCTCTTCCCTCAGCAAGGCAATTCGGTTAGTGTCTGTGCTGGAGTCCCACCCCACGGAATACACCCAGGAAACTGACCTTGAACCTAAAGAGGAATGGGTCTCCTTTAAAAACACACTTTACAAAGGCAGGAGGGTTCCTTCGGTGCTTCGCCATGCCCTTCCATCACCCAGCACTGCTAACTGCTGCCTCCCGCCCTACACACATGGGGTACAGCTTTCTTTCAACACTCTGCTAACAGCAACCCTTTGAAAAAAGAGGGGGCAGACAAATAACGGTTACTTCTATTCAGCCCCAAGAGGGTCCTGCTGTGGTACCTCATGTTTTACATTGAAACCAGCACCGCAAAAGATGAGATGGTCTTTTAACTGTCATAAAATGTTCAAGTGTGGCATTTCGGGGCGCTCCCCGAAATTATGTCCATTCCTGTTTCCTCCTCCCCCAAAGTGGATCAGGAACCAGTCCTGGAAAGTACAGCAAGTAACGGGGATCATTGTCCTTCGTTCCATAGCTGGCTGAGTTGATTCTGAGAGCATGAACCGTGGCCACGTGGTGCCTGCTTGGCCCGGAGAGTCTGCGCGGAATTGCAGCGACTAGGTTGGATTATGCCAAAAAAAAGGAGTCCTGCTGACAGCCTGCGGTGTGCTCTATATAATCTGTTTTAAACAAACCTAAGTCGTGGGTTTCAAACAGTTTGGGTCTCTCAACTCATGAAAATATTTGCGATATTTCGGCTGTCTTCCTTAGCTTATTTTCCTCCACCAGCCCCAGCTGGGTGAAGTCCTTGGTCCCCGGCTACAGGTTGGTGCTGTGGCCACCGGGGTTATTAGCTGCCAGGGACAAGAAGGCCGTCCCCAGTTCTGAGCTGTGCCCACCATCGCAATCGCCAGGGTCGCTGCAGGCTACGCGGGGGCTCCCGGGCAAAGGCGGCTCATGCACCGGGGCTGACAAAGGCCCAAGGAAAGAGTGAGCGGGAAGCTTTGCCTGTAGCTGTAGCCCTCGCGAATGAAGTCTCCGCACCGCCTCCTTGATGAGGTTTCCCGaaagcaggagctgctgcaggagCCTGGGCGGGTCGCTGTCGCTCGTGCGGGTCTCCGACTGAGATCCGCGTCGCTGTTGCTGGCGGCGGGACGCGGCTGCGTTCCGGAGCCAATCCCGCCGGCACCGGCCGGACAGTGGCTGCGGGATGCTTACTTTGCCCATCCCCGGGGATACCTCAAGGCCGGGCTGCTGGGGCATCGCGCTGGCTCCCGGGGCGATCTCCGCCACACAGTAGGGCGCCGCCCGGCCCCGCAGGCGCCCGCGCTCCCCCAGCACGCAGCGCACGGCCCCCGGGGGCGCAGGGTCCCCGGCCTCCGCTGATGCTGCTCGCCGCAGCAGCCGCCTCGCTGGGGCCCCGGCCTTGTCCGCCGGCAGCGCGGCCAGGACCCGCGGGGGCGCGGGCGGGGGGCCCGGGGCAGCACATGGCGAGGCCGGGCCATCGTGCCCCGCGTCCAGCTGCAGCGTCTCGCCGATCTGGGCGATGAGCCGGTCCACGTCCGCAGAGCCCCCCAGAGTCACGGACTGCTGCAGCAGGAGGAAACTGTTGTCGTCCTCCTCCCCCTCCGCCTCGTCGCCGGCTTCCTCTTCCCTCCGGCACGGCATGGCTCCCCCCGCCCGGGTCCCCGTGGCTGTGCGGGCGTCACTGGCGGCTCGGTTGACCGCGGGCTCGGCGGGACGCGGCTGGGGCGGGAGTGGGGCGGAGGCCCAGGCTGGGTGGAGGCCAAGCCTGGGACGCGGAAGCTGGGACCTCCGGGCAGGGACAGCGCGCGCCTTAGAGCCGCGGGAGCCGGAACCTGGGCTTCTCATTCTTGATTAAGAgaagtgaacttttttttttttttttttttttttttgaaaagttctTACAGTTGCTGTTCTAATCATGGCCACCAGAGGGACTCATATATGCTGAAATTCCTTCCTCTAGAATTCAAAGAAACTGTTGTTCAACGTACGGGCCACCAGAGGGCAGACGATGCTCGGTTTAGTATACAAACAATTACAAACAGAATGAGGTGCCTTAAGTTTGTGTCTAAAACTACAgtgatttaaaatgttataaaagttttcctattttgtttcagagaagaaagaaacgaTTCTAAAAAAAACGCTGATGAATAGACATGTTCCAGCCCAGCTTTATCTGCTATAGTGAGCTACAAAACTAGAATGGGAATCTGAGACAAAGAAGCACACGTTGGAGACATGAAAAAGTAACACACATTTGAGAAAAACTGTAATCTGACTTTAAGCGCCAACTAGATTTTTACATAGCTCTCATTTTGCTCTTTAAGGGCAAAAAGGGCATTACATTGTCGTTTGCTGATAGCAGAAAGAATGTTAGGAATATCAATCTAAAACTGAATGGGAACTTGGATGgttatattagtttttaaaattcctttcttcAGTGAGTTTTCTATTTACTTGGTTGTGGTTTTTAATCAGTCTATattgatgttcttttattgtaaatatgTTATGAAAAATGTATGCTCCAAGGTTGAAACTTGTCTTTTATTGACTCTCAATTTTGAACTGCACATAAAGAACAATTTAGAGAAGCCTAATTCGTAAGTGTTCATGTTTGATGAATCAACCCTTTGTTAGCTCAGAGATCTCACCAGTAAACTCATTTGCAGTTGACATATTCTGAATACATGTGCTATATCATTATTAAGGCTCACAGTTTTATAAGGgtgcttctctttccttcatcatTTCTTGAAAGCAATTGCTTTATGATTATTATACTTTTATACTGTCGTCAGAATAGACTGATGATCTCACTCTCCGTCTATCCCCAGGATTTCCATTCTGAATTACATATGTAATTGTGCCTACTCTTTTACTGATACAAGTTTGTTTGTTCTCATAGGAAAAGAATTGAGTTTCTAGTCATCATGGGACAGGACGCTTTATGAGTTCGAGAAAATTCTTTCtacttatagttttattttagagTTTGTAACATGACCGAGTGTTGCTTTTATAAAATTGGGGGTTCTTCATGTGTTAAAATGTCCCCTTTTCCATTTTTCAGGTATGGataagatgaatgaatgaatcaatgttATAAAGTGTTGAATCAGCCTTGAACATTTGAGGTATATCTcacttgattattttatattatcttttcctttaaagGATGCAGgatattatttgtttgttaagAGACTTTGTGATATATTCACCTAGAAATATCTGTCTTCTTCTCTTGATAAGTCTATATGTCTTTGAAATTGCGTAAATGGCAAGTTCATACATTgtttcttcttcatccttcctGGAAACAGCCCACGAAACCCACACCTTTGTCTTGTGGGTAAGAGTTTTAATTACTCTTACAgtgtgggccaggctggccttgagctccgtatgctgctgctttctttcttgtCGTTTCTCAGGTgccttttcttaaacattttgtgGAGTTCGTTAGTGAAAGTAGATTGGTCTCATGCTGTTATTCAGATTCATCAAAACGTTATGTGGTAGTGAATTAATGAGACTTTTTTCGAGACTTAATCATTTATCCAACAAAATGGGATGCCCTTACACAATCTTGGATAAAGTTGGTTCCATTGATAAATAAattgctttggggggggggaacatagAATCACAACATGACGTACTCGTTTCCTACTGTTTTTTATCCTGAGTACACTAGTTTCTTAGGGTTTCTGCCGCAATGAAACAAATTGAAGCAAAGCGCATTGCAGTAGGGAAGGTTGGTTTGTTTTACACTTTCACGTCATAGTCTATCATCATAGTCTATCATTAAAGGAAgtaagggcaggaactcaagcaagagaggaacctggagacaggagctgaccCGGAGGCTATAGAGGCTGCTGATTACTGATTTGCTCCCTATAACTATCTCAGCCTACTTTTttttagaactcaggaccacaaATCCAGGGATAACaatacccacaatgggctgtgccctccccaatcaatcaccaattaagaaaattccctgtAGGCTTTCCTATAGTCCAGTCCTATAGAGGCATtgtttttcaattgaggttcccaaCTCTCTGATGGCTGTAGCTTGGGTCAATCTGGTGTAAAAGTATCCAGCACAATTATGAAGTGagaacaaaatatattcaaatagttATGTAGATGAATAATGTAGTTGCTTAATGTCATTATTTGATGGAGGCCCAAAGGCCCTTGTGCCAAAGGTGTATTAGGTaaataagaaatgttaaacaCTCAGAATTTGTCTCCTCcctaaaggaaataaaaggccTGCTTTCTACCCAAAAAGCTGGGAGTGGATGCTATTAACAACCTGGTGACATTTTTCTATCTGTGTAGCCAGACCTCTCCCAGTCCTTCAGAATGATTATCCAAGA
Proteins encoded in this region:
- the LOC110324178 gene encoding proto-oncogene FRAT1-like — protein: MPCRREEEAGDEAEGEEDDNSFLLLQQSVTLGGSADVDRLIAQIGETLQLDAGHDGPASPCAAPGPPPAPPRVLAALPADKAGAPARRLLRRAASAEAGDPAPPGAVRCVLGERGRLRGRAAPYCVAEIAPGASAMPQQPGLEVSPGMGKVSIPQPLSGRCRRDWLRNAAASRRQQQRRGSQSETRTSDSDPPRLLQQLLLSGNLIKEAVRRLHSRGLQLQAKLPAHSFLGPLSAPVHEPPLPGSPRVACSDPGDCDGGHSSELGTAFLSLAANNPGGHSTNL